In Cyprinus carpio isolate SPL01 chromosome A14, ASM1834038v1, whole genome shotgun sequence, a single window of DNA contains:
- the LOC122147497 gene encoding radixin-like: MDAELEFAIQPNTTGKQLFDQVVKTIGLREVWFFGLQYVDSKGYSTWLKLNKKVTQQDVRKENPLQFKFRAKFFSRRCF, from the exons ATGGATGCAGAGCTGGAATTTGCTATCCAACCCAACACCACTGGCAAACAGCTCTTTGACCAG GTCGTGAAGACAATAGGTCTGCGAGAGGTCTGGTTTTTCGGTCTGCAGTATGTGGACAGTAAAGGCTACTCAACATGgctaaagctgaataaaaag GTGACTCAGCAGGATGTTAGAAAGGAAAACCCTCTACAGTTCAAGTTCCGGGCAAAGTTTTTTTCCAGAAGATGTTTCTGA